In Salinibacterium sp. dk2585, a single window of DNA contains:
- a CDS encoding A/G-specific adenine glycosylase, whose amino-acid sequence MTISRAVNEWFEEHGRDLPWREAGFTPWGTLVSEIMLQQTQVARVIARLTQWLERWPTPAHLAASPPGDAVRAWDRLGYPRRALALHAAATAISERHGGVVPQDVDELLALPGVGDYTARAVAVFAYGHRHPVVDTNVRRVIARAVAGQAQAGPPSTRRDLAAMDALLPEDDAAARTTNAAVMELGAIVCTARRPLCEACPIASHCAWRAAGYPEYDGPKGRSQARFEGSDRQVRGLIMREVRAADVPVTPAEIAGLWSDAGQRERALAGLLRDGLLVQVNGGYELP is encoded by the coding sequence GTGACGATCAGCCGGGCCGTGAACGAATGGTTCGAGGAGCACGGCCGCGACCTCCCGTGGCGCGAAGCCGGCTTCACCCCGTGGGGAACCCTCGTCAGCGAGATCATGCTGCAGCAGACCCAGGTCGCGCGGGTCATTGCCCGCCTCACCCAATGGCTCGAGCGCTGGCCGACGCCCGCCCACCTCGCCGCATCCCCGCCCGGAGACGCCGTGCGCGCCTGGGACCGGCTCGGCTACCCGCGCCGCGCGCTCGCCCTCCACGCCGCCGCCACCGCAATCAGCGAACGACACGGCGGCGTCGTGCCCCAGGATGTCGATGAACTCCTCGCCCTGCCAGGCGTCGGCGACTACACGGCACGGGCGGTCGCCGTCTTCGCCTACGGCCACCGGCATCCGGTCGTCGACACCAACGTGCGGAGGGTCATCGCCCGCGCCGTCGCGGGCCAAGCGCAGGCAGGCCCGCCCTCGACACGCAGGGACCTCGCCGCGATGGACGCGCTCCTGCCGGAGGACGACGCGGCCGCCCGCACCACCAATGCGGCCGTCATGGAACTCGGGGCGATCGTCTGCACCGCGCGACGCCCGCTCTGTGAAGCGTGCCCGATCGCGTCGCACTGCGCGTGGCGTGCCGCAGGCTACCCCGAGTACGACGGCCCCAAGGGGCGATCGCAGGCACGATTCGAGGGCAGCGACCGGCAGGTGCGCGGACTCATCATGCGTGAGGTGCGCGCGGCAGACGTTCCAGTCACGCCCGCAGAGATCGCTGGGCTGTGGTCGGATGCCGGGCAGCGTGAGCGGGCGCTCGCAGGGCTCCTGCGCGACGGCCTGCTCGTGCAAGTCAACGGCGGCTACGAGCTGCCGTGA
- a CDS encoding bifunctional riboflavin kinase/FAD synthetase: MECFRSLDEVPSDFGPSAVTIGKFDGVHAGHRAVIGELLTMAQAQKLVPTVVTFDRHPLAHLDPPRAPEALISTEQKLERLAGAGVQATLIVTFDEAFAAQTPEEFVENILVGALAARLVFVGSDFRYGHRGEGTVETLRRAGEAHGFEVRLVDDVRAAEGRRASSTWIREALAAGNVREATEVLGMPPTVRSVVVPGEKRGRELGFPTANLRPRPEGFIPADGVYAGWLTVDGTTYPAAISIGNNPTFEGVPERQVEAYVLDEDMDLYGRTVELTFTERLRGMVKYTTVEALIEQLRHDVADTRRVLGLPRS; encoded by the coding sequence ATGGAATGCTTCCGTTCCCTCGATGAGGTGCCGAGCGACTTCGGTCCGAGCGCCGTGACGATCGGCAAGTTCGATGGCGTGCACGCGGGCCACCGCGCCGTCATCGGCGAGTTGCTGACGATGGCGCAGGCGCAGAAGCTCGTGCCGACGGTGGTGACCTTCGATCGGCATCCGCTCGCGCACCTCGACCCGCCGCGCGCTCCCGAAGCGCTCATCAGCACAGAACAGAAGCTCGAGCGGCTCGCAGGTGCTGGCGTGCAGGCCACGCTGATCGTGACCTTCGACGAGGCCTTCGCGGCGCAGACGCCCGAAGAGTTTGTCGAGAACATCCTTGTGGGCGCGCTCGCGGCTCGCCTCGTCTTCGTCGGCAGCGACTTCCGCTACGGCCACCGCGGCGAGGGAACCGTCGAGACGCTCAGGCGGGCAGGCGAGGCGCACGGCTTCGAGGTTCGACTCGTCGACGACGTGCGCGCGGCCGAGGGGCGCCGGGCCTCCTCGACGTGGATCAGAGAGGCACTTGCCGCGGGCAACGTGCGCGAGGCGACCGAGGTGCTCGGCATGCCGCCCACGGTGCGCTCGGTCGTCGTCCCCGGCGAGAAGCGCGGGCGAGAGCTCGGCTTCCCCACGGCAAACCTGCGGCCGCGGCCCGAGGGCTTCATCCCGGCCGATGGTGTCTACGCCGGCTGGCTCACGGTCGACGGCACGACCTACCCGGCGGCGATCTCGATCGGCAACAACCCGACCTTCGAGGGCGTGCCGGAGAGGCAGGTTGAGGCCTACGTGCTCGACGAGGACATGGATCTCTACGGACGCACGGTCGAGCTCACCTTCACGGAACGACTGCGCGGCATGGTGAAGTACACGACGGTCGAGGCGCTCATCGAACAGTTGCGCCATGACGTGGCTGACACACGACGGGTGCTGGGCCTCCCGCGCTCGTGA
- the truB gene encoding tRNA pseudouridine(55) synthase TruB: MSNAPDTPRSGILLVDKPQGITSHDAVSRTRRLAGTKKVGHAGTLDPMATGLLMLGIGSSTRLLTYLVGLDKEYIATIRLGVSTTTDDAEGETTATADATGLDQAGIAEGIARLTGPIAQVPSTVSAIKVNGKRAYALARAGEEVELKARSVTISAFEVLGEPRSAGQALDLDVRVVCSSGTYIRALARDLGGDLGVGGHLTALRRTRVGPFSVGDALVLPERGVELDIAPFLREAADVAATLFPTIDADADTVRALENGQRVELPGAEASADPVAVIAPDGHLVGLVTIKAGRARVLVNFPTGA; this comes from the coding sequence ATGAGCAACGCCCCCGATACTCCGCGCTCCGGAATCCTCCTCGTCGACAAGCCCCAGGGCATCACGAGCCACGACGCGGTCTCGCGCACCCGGCGCCTTGCTGGCACCAAGAAGGTGGGCCACGCGGGCACCCTCGACCCCATGGCGACGGGCCTGCTCATGCTCGGCATCGGCAGCTCGACGCGCCTCCTGACCTACCTTGTTGGTCTCGACAAGGAGTACATCGCGACCATCCGGCTCGGCGTCTCGACAACGACGGACGACGCCGAGGGCGAGACGACCGCGACGGCGGATGCCACGGGGCTCGACCAGGCCGGCATTGCGGAGGGCATCGCCAGGCTCACGGGCCCGATCGCGCAGGTGCCGAGCACGGTCAGCGCGATCAAGGTCAACGGCAAGCGCGCCTACGCGCTCGCTCGGGCCGGCGAGGAGGTTGAGCTCAAGGCGAGGAGCGTCACGATCTCCGCCTTCGAAGTGCTCGGCGAACCCCGCTCGGCGGGCCAGGCGCTCGACCTCGACGTGCGCGTCGTGTGTTCCTCCGGCACGTACATCCGTGCCCTCGCCCGCGACCTGGGCGGCGACCTCGGCGTTGGTGGGCACCTCACGGCCCTGCGTCGCACGCGGGTCGGTCCTTTCTCGGTCGGTGACGCCCTCGTGCTGCCTGAGCGCGGCGTCGAACTCGACATCGCGCCTTTCCTGCGCGAAGCAGCGGATGTCGCGGCCACCCTCTTCCCGACGATCGACGCCGATGCCGACACCGTGCGCGCGCTCGAGAACGGGCAACGGGTCGAGCTGCCGGGCGCCGAGGCATCCGCTGATCCCGTCGCGGTCATCGCGCCCGACGGCCATCTCGTCGGGCTCGTCACGATCAAGGCGGGCCGGGCGCGCGTGCTCGTGAATTTTCCGACGGGTGCCTGA
- a CDS encoding MFS transporter codes for MTAHPATPLPLWAGRTAALIGILLVAFNVRTAVSAIAPVAVDIAKDVTLGSIQLGIIGTVPPIAFAASALFGAAIARRFGVEQLLAVAIIAMVLGHVFRAVAPSFLVLLVGTIVALAGAGIGNVLLPPLVKRYFPDRIGLVTAVYVGIVSVSAAVPSSIAAPVTDAAGWRTSLAVWGISALVCLLPWLVILLRHRRASAAQRDAPVPPAPRIPAGIWRSRVAWAVALTFSLSSAHVYSAFAWLPLLLVEKAGVGEAEAGAMLGLYALIGLPAALVIPPLASRLRNVGVLLYCGIVLFLIGYSGLIFAPSASPWLWVVLAGAGTITFPLALTLVNLRTRTQAGSVALSGFAQGVGYAVAALGPFLFALLHDVSGGWDLPLYYLMATALLTAVVGRQLGRPTMLEDELEARAPGGPASGTVDERRGTDGAPRLRARRASRAPSRQSSIRLAAASLP; via the coding sequence GTGACGGCGCATCCGGCCACACCGCTGCCGCTCTGGGCGGGGCGCACGGCGGCACTCATTGGCATCCTCCTTGTCGCATTCAACGTGCGCACGGCGGTCTCGGCAATCGCTCCCGTCGCGGTCGACATCGCGAAGGATGTGACCCTCGGCTCCATCCAGCTGGGCATCATCGGCACCGTGCCGCCCATCGCCTTCGCGGCGTCGGCCCTCTTCGGTGCCGCGATTGCCCGCCGCTTCGGGGTGGAGCAGCTGCTCGCGGTGGCCATCATCGCGATGGTGCTCGGCCACGTGTTCCGTGCCGTCGCGCCATCGTTCTTGGTCCTGCTCGTCGGCACGATCGTCGCGCTCGCGGGCGCCGGCATCGGCAACGTGCTGCTGCCGCCCCTCGTCAAGCGCTACTTCCCCGACCGCATCGGGCTCGTCACCGCGGTCTACGTGGGCATCGTGTCGGTCAGCGCCGCCGTGCCGTCGTCCATCGCTGCGCCCGTGACGGATGCTGCGGGCTGGCGCACCTCGCTCGCCGTCTGGGGGATCTCGGCGCTCGTGTGCCTGCTGCCGTGGCTCGTAATCCTGCTCCGTCACCGGCGCGCTTCGGCCGCCCAGCGCGATGCACCTGTGCCGCCGGCTCCTCGGATCCCTGCGGGTATCTGGCGTTCCCGGGTCGCCTGGGCCGTCGCCCTCACCTTCTCGCTGTCGTCGGCACACGTCTACTCGGCGTTCGCCTGGTTGCCGCTGCTGCTCGTCGAGAAGGCGGGAGTGGGGGAGGCCGAGGCAGGTGCCATGCTCGGCCTGTATGCGCTCATCGGCCTGCCAGCGGCCCTCGTGATCCCACCCCTCGCAAGTCGCCTGCGCAACGTCGGCGTGCTGCTCTACTGCGGCATCGTGCTCTTCCTGATCGGCTACTCCGGCCTGATCTTCGCGCCTTCCGCTTCACCGTGGCTATGGGTGGTGCTCGCAGGCGCGGGCACCATCACGTTCCCCTTGGCGCTGACTCTCGTGAACCTGCGCACCCGCACGCAGGCCGGCTCGGTCGCCCTGAGCGGCTTCGCGCAGGGGGTCGGTTATGCCGTCGCAGCCCTGGGGCCCTTCCTCTTCGCCCTGCTTCATGATGTGAGCGGGGGATGGGACCTGCCGCTGTATTACCTCATGGCGACGGCACTGCTGACCGCTGTGGTCGGTCGGCAGCTGGGGCGTCCGACCATGCTCGAGGACGAGCTTGAGGCTCGTGCGCCGGGAGGGCCAGCCTCAGGAACAGTGGATGAGCGCCGCGGCACCGATGGGGCCCCTCGCCTGAGAGCGCGGAGGGCGTCACGCGCACCTTCTCGACAAAGCTCCATCCGGCTCGCGGCTGCATCGCTGCCCTGA
- a CDS encoding sugar-binding transcriptional regulator: MSDELLMVRAAELYYEDGKTQDEIGALLRTTRWKVGRLLAKARDRGIVRIEIVHPRARRLSLERLLREQYGLADAIVVPAADDADVQASVSRAAADYLAALRPIPRVLGISWGRTLSAVADRLAPGWANEVRVVQINGGISLSSAPRAGAGSAASTAALIAHKAGGQAILLPSPAILEHAATKAAIESDRTVAGVLDLAKTATAFLFSAGVADGSSVLVESGYLSAADVDELVQKGAVGDVVGRFINADGEIVDPALDARTVGVGHQVLREASTSVLVIAGSSKHPVAKAVVSSGLCSVIVTDEETARALTQDSAHGASHGTEQGASHVA, translated from the coding sequence GTGTCCGACGAACTCCTCATGGTGCGCGCCGCCGAGCTCTACTACGAAGACGGCAAGACCCAGGATGAGATCGGCGCACTTCTGCGCACCACCCGCTGGAAGGTTGGTCGCCTACTCGCCAAGGCGCGCGATCGCGGCATCGTGCGCATCGAGATCGTGCACCCGCGAGCCCGTCGTCTCAGCCTCGAGCGCCTTTTGCGCGAGCAGTACGGCCTCGCTGACGCGATCGTCGTGCCGGCTGCCGACGATGCCGATGTGCAGGCGAGCGTGTCGCGCGCTGCGGCCGACTACCTCGCGGCCCTCCGTCCCATCCCGCGCGTGCTCGGCATCAGCTGGGGTCGCACGCTGAGCGCCGTCGCCGACCGTCTCGCGCCCGGGTGGGCCAACGAGGTGCGCGTCGTGCAGATCAACGGCGGCATCTCCCTGAGCAGTGCTCCCAGGGCGGGGGCCGGCAGTGCTGCCTCGACTGCCGCCCTCATCGCGCACAAGGCGGGCGGCCAGGCGATCCTTCTGCCGAGCCCCGCCATCCTCGAACACGCCGCCACGAAGGCGGCGATCGAGTCCGACCGCACGGTTGCGGGAGTGCTCGACCTCGCGAAGACGGCCACCGCGTTCCTCTTCAGCGCGGGCGTGGCCGATGGCAGCAGCGTGCTCGTCGAGAGCGGCTACCTGAGCGCAGCGGATGTCGACGAGCTCGTGCAGAAGGGTGCCGTCGGCGATGTCGTGGGCAGATTCATCAACGCCGACGGCGAAATCGTCGACCCGGCCCTCGACGCACGCACGGTCGGCGTGGGGCACCAGGTGCTTCGCGAAGCCTCGACCTCGGTGCTCGTAATCGCAGGCAGCTCGAAGCATCCCGTGGCCAAGGCCGTCGTCTCAAGCGGCCTGTGCTCCGTCATCGTCACCGACGAGGAGACGGCCAGGGCGCTCACGCAGGATTCGGCGCACGGCGCCTCCCACGGCACAGAACAAGGAGCATCCCATGTCGCCTGA
- the rbfA gene encoding 30S ribosome-binding factor RbfA, translating into MADPTRAARMADHIKQIVARRLERGLRDPRLGFVTITDVRVTGDLQHASIFYTVYGSDEERSDSAAALKSATGMLRSEVGKNLTSRLTPTIEFIADALPENAKHLDDLLAEARRRDEEIERQKATAKYAGDEDPYVKPRVISDDEDDDGR; encoded by the coding sequence ATGGCTGACCCGACACGGGCCGCCCGCATGGCGGACCACATCAAGCAGATCGTGGCTCGACGTCTCGAGCGCGGCCTCCGCGACCCGCGGCTCGGCTTCGTGACGATCACGGATGTGCGTGTGACGGGCGACCTGCAGCACGCGAGCATCTTCTACACGGTCTATGGCTCCGATGAGGAGCGGTCTGATTCGGCCGCCGCCCTCAAGTCGGCGACGGGAATGCTGCGCAGCGAGGTCGGCAAGAACCTGACGTCGCGCCTCACCCCGACGATCGAGTTCATCGCGGATGCCCTCCCTGAGAACGCCAAGCACCTGGATGACCTCCTCGCGGAGGCTCGCCGACGCGATGAGGAGATCGAGCGTCAGAAGGCGACGGCGAAGTATGCGGGTGACGAGGATCCCTACGTCAAGCCGCGCGTCATCAGCGACGACGAGGACGACGACGGGCGGTAG
- the deoC gene encoding deoxyribose-phosphate aldolase, translating into MSPDNTSVALAPAERALRLIGSDLTESSLTRYLDGIPGIDAVGLEARAASLGSRSIKTTSKAWAIDKIISLIDLTTLEGADTPGKVSSLVAKAITPDPAEPSTPRVAAVCVYGDMVADAVSALGVHHGDPEDGGIAVAAVATAFPSGRSSLAIKLADTADAVAAGADEIDMVIDRGAFLSGRYGLVFDQIVAVKEACRKPDGSYASLKVILETGELNTYDNVRRASWLSILAGGDFIKTSTGKVQPAATLPVTVSMLEVVRDWHHLTGEKVGVKPAGGISTSKDAIKYLVAVAEVVGEEWLQPHLFRFGASSLLNDVLMQRQKLSTGRYSGPDYVTVA; encoded by the coding sequence ATGTCGCCTGACAACACCTCGGTCGCACTCGCGCCCGCCGAGAGGGCCTTGCGTCTCATCGGCTCAGACCTCACGGAGTCGAGCCTCACGCGCTATCTCGACGGCATCCCCGGCATCGACGCGGTGGGCCTCGAAGCGAGGGCTGCCTCGCTCGGCTCGCGCTCGATCAAGACCACCTCAAAGGCCTGGGCGATCGACAAGATCATCTCCCTCATCGACCTGACGACCCTCGAGGGTGCTGACACCCCCGGCAAGGTGAGTTCCCTCGTCGCGAAGGCAATCACGCCCGACCCCGCCGAGCCGAGCACGCCGCGCGTCGCCGCCGTTTGCGTCTACGGCGACATGGTGGCGGATGCCGTCTCTGCGCTCGGCGTCCACCACGGTGACCCCGAGGACGGCGGCATCGCGGTCGCCGCCGTTGCGACGGCGTTCCCCAGCGGTCGCTCCTCGCTCGCGATCAAGCTCGCAGACACGGCGGACGCGGTCGCGGCGGGTGCCGACGAGATCGACATGGTTATCGACCGCGGGGCGTTCCTCTCCGGCCGTTACGGCCTCGTGTTCGACCAGATCGTTGCCGTCAAGGAGGCGTGCCGCAAGCCCGATGGCTCCTACGCCTCGCTCAAGGTGATCCTCGAGACGGGCGAACTCAATACCTACGACAACGTGCGCCGGGCATCCTGGCTCTCGATCCTCGCGGGCGGTGACTTCATCAAGACCAGCACGGGCAAGGTGCAGCCAGCCGCTACGCTGCCCGTCACCGTCAGCATGCTCGAGGTCGTGCGCGACTGGCACCACCTCACGGGCGAGAAGGTCGGTGTCAAGCCGGCCGGCGGCATCAGCACCTCGAAGGACGCCATCAAGTACCTCGTGGCCGTTGCCGAGGTCGTGGGGGAGGAGTGGCTGCAGCCACACCTGTTCCGCTTCGGGGCATCCAGCCTGCTCAACGACGTGCTCATGCAGCGCCAGAAGCTTTCCACCGGCCGCTACTCGGGCCCCGACTACGTCACCGTCGCCTAA
- a CDS encoding aldehyde dehydrogenase family protein: MSFLEYAPAPESKAILNLRESYGLFIDGEFVDGRGEGFTTISPATEEHIAAVSNANAADVDLAVAAARRAYETSWSRMSGSDRGKYLFRIARLVQERARELAVAESLDNGKPIKESRDVDVPLVAAWFFYYAGWADKLDHAGMGPNPRSLGVAAQVIPWNFPLLMLAWKIAPALAAGNTVVIKPAETTPLSALIFAEILQQADLPKGVVNIITGAGDTGAALVNHPDVNKVAFTGSTAVGRAIARSTAGTGKKLTLELGGKAANIVFDDAPIDAAIEGIVNGIFFNQGHVCCAGSRLLVQENIHDDVIERLKQRLSTLRVGDPLDKNTDVGAINSREQLERIRELSAIGEQEGAERWSPACELPQKGFWFAPTIFTGVSQSHRIARDEIFGPVLSVLTFRTPAEAIAKANNTPYGLSAGIWSEKGSRILAVADKLRAGVVWANTFNRFDPASPFGGYKESGYGREGGRHGLAAYLESSGWDASVASPEQALSATTTKKGAK, from the coding sequence ATGTCATTCCTCGAATACGCACCGGCTCCCGAGTCGAAGGCGATCCTCAACCTGCGCGAGTCCTACGGGCTCTTCATCGACGGCGAGTTCGTCGACGGCCGCGGCGAGGGCTTCACCACCATCTCTCCCGCGACGGAGGAGCACATTGCGGCTGTCTCCAACGCCAACGCGGCGGACGTCGACCTCGCGGTCGCTGCGGCACGTCGCGCCTACGAGACGAGCTGGTCGCGCATGAGCGGCTCCGACCGCGGCAAGTACCTCTTCCGCATCGCGCGCCTCGTTCAGGAGCGTGCGCGCGAACTCGCGGTGGCCGAGAGCCTCGACAATGGCAAGCCGATCAAGGAGAGCCGCGACGTCGACGTGCCCCTCGTTGCCGCCTGGTTCTTCTACTACGCGGGCTGGGCCGACAAGCTCGACCACGCGGGCATGGGCCCGAACCCGCGCTCGCTCGGTGTCGCGGCCCAGGTCATCCCGTGGAACTTCCCGCTGCTCATGCTCGCGTGGAAGATCGCCCCCGCGCTCGCTGCGGGCAACACGGTCGTGATCAAGCCGGCCGAGACCACGCCGCTCTCGGCGCTCATCTTTGCCGAGATCCTCCAGCAGGCAGACCTGCCGAAGGGGGTCGTCAACATCATCACCGGTGCGGGGGACACGGGCGCGGCCCTCGTCAACCACCCCGATGTCAACAAGGTGGCCTTCACGGGGTCAACCGCCGTGGGGAGGGCGATTGCTCGTTCGACTGCCGGCACCGGCAAGAAGCTCACGCTCGAACTCGGCGGCAAGGCGGCCAACATCGTCTTCGACGATGCCCCCATCGACGCCGCGATCGAGGGCATCGTCAACGGCATCTTCTTCAACCAGGGCCACGTGTGCTGCGCGGGCTCGCGCCTGCTGGTGCAGGAGAACATCCACGACGACGTCATCGAGCGTCTCAAGCAGCGCCTCTCAACCCTTCGAGTGGGCGACCCGCTCGACAAGAACACGGATGTCGGCGCCATCAACTCCCGCGAGCAGCTCGAGCGCATCCGGGAACTCAGCGCGATCGGCGAGCAGGAGGGCGCCGAGCGCTGGTCGCCCGCGTGCGAGTTGCCGCAGAAGGGCTTCTGGTTTGCTCCGACGATCTTCACGGGCGTCTCGCAGAGCCATCGCATCGCCCGTGACGAGATCTTCGGTCCGGTGCTGTCGGTGCTGACCTTCCGCACGCCCGCAGAGGCGATCGCGAAGGCCAACAACACGCCCTACGGCCTCTCCGCCGGTATCTGGAGCGAGAAGGGCAGCCGCATCCTCGCTGTTGCCGACAAGCTGCGCGCGGGCGTGGTCTGGGCGAACACCTTCAACCGCTTCGACCCCGCGAGCCCCTTCGGTGGCTACAAGGAGTCCGGTTACGGCCGCGAGGGCGGCCGTCACGGCCTCGCCGCATACCTCGAGTCCTCGGGATGGGACGCCTCCGTCGCGTCGCCCGAGCAGGCCCTGTCCGCCACCACGACCAAGAAGGGCGCCAAGTGA
- the glsA gene encoding glutaminase A — protein MTNALARAAARYDLGALHRELMEEHGGEVDDSVPQLAEADPSAFGIALAFPDGDVRSVGNARDEFSMQSAVKPFVYALALRDNYDAVHEEVGTEPTGESFDAVLLEEDTGRPPNPMVNAGAIYTANLVEGSDARAKRDRILAGLSAFAGRELRVDDGVAEAEQEKGDRNRALAYLMRSMGTLDLGVDEALEVYAAACAVLVDTEVLAVMGATLAFGGRNPRTGEQVVSRRVVTDVLSVMATCGMYDGSGRWLRKVGLPAKSGVAGGLVAAVQGVAGIGVYSPPLDDVGNSVRGVRVCERLSAELGLHVFDREFDPS, from the coding sequence ATGACCAACGCGCTCGCTCGTGCCGCCGCCCGCTACGACCTGGGGGCGCTGCACCGCGAGCTCATGGAGGAGCACGGGGGCGAGGTCGACGACAGTGTGCCGCAGCTGGCCGAGGCCGATCCGAGTGCCTTCGGCATCGCCCTTGCCTTCCCTGACGGCGATGTGCGCTCGGTCGGCAACGCCCGCGACGAGTTCTCGATGCAGTCGGCGGTCAAGCCCTTCGTCTACGCGCTCGCGCTGCGGGACAACTACGACGCGGTGCACGAGGAGGTGGGCACGGAGCCGACGGGGGAGTCCTTCGACGCCGTGCTGCTGGAGGAGGACACCGGTCGGCCTCCGAACCCCATGGTGAACGCGGGGGCGATCTACACGGCAAACCTTGTCGAGGGTTCGGATGCCCGTGCCAAGCGTGACCGCATCCTGGCGGGCCTCTCGGCGTTCGCGGGACGCGAGCTCCGCGTCGACGACGGCGTCGCCGAGGCAGAGCAGGAGAAGGGCGATCGCAACCGGGCGCTCGCATACCTCATGCGCTCGATGGGCACGCTCGACCTCGGGGTGGACGAGGCACTCGAGGTGTACGCCGCGGCCTGCGCCGTCTTGGTCGACACGGAGGTGCTCGCCGTCATGGGGGCAACGCTCGCGTTCGGCGGTCGCAACCCGCGCACGGGTGAGCAGGTCGTCTCCCGACGGGTCGTGACGGATGTGCTGAGTGTCATGGCGACCTGCGGCATGTATGACGGCTCGGGTCGCTGGCTGCGCAAGGTGGGCCTGCCCGCGAAGTCGGGGGTTGCGGGCGGCCTTGTGGCCGCGGTGCAGGGGGTCGCGGGCATCGGCGTCTACAGTCCGCCGCTCGACGACGTCGGCAACAGTGTGCGAGGGGTGCGTGTGTGCGAGCGCCTCTCGGCCGAGCTCGGCCTCCACGTCTTCGACCGGGAGTTCGACCCGTCCTGA
- a CDS encoding ketopantoate reductase family protein — translation MQIAVLGAGAMGGTIAALLDRAGHDLEVTARGAGLDAIREHGIRLSGAWGEHTARVAAGEALTRVPDLAIVATKAMDAAAAVAANAGLLRGVPVVVWQNGLGGIEAVQQLLPSSPVIGALSLIAATYRSPGDVVVTAPAGTWLGMLEGEPAPAHVAAAVLGEALPVTVVEGFAGARWTKLVINQVNALPAITNLSVQEVVAHDGLRRIMALSMREAVRIALADGVRFEEVNGVTHQMLEGIADAEPAASEALPRFIADYLGEVPNPGSTLQSIRRGQLSEIDYLNGAVVAEAHRTGEEARINARLTELVHEVEASGRFLTVEETLSAVAV, via the coding sequence ATGCAGATCGCGGTGCTCGGGGCCGGCGCCATGGGGGGAACCATCGCCGCCCTGCTCGACCGTGCGGGCCACGACCTCGAGGTGACCGCCCGCGGCGCCGGGCTCGACGCGATCCGCGAGCACGGCATCCGGCTCAGTGGCGCCTGGGGCGAGCACACCGCCCGAGTCGCGGCGGGCGAGGCACTCACGCGGGTTCCCGACTTGGCGATCGTAGCCACGAAGGCGATGGATGCCGCGGCCGCCGTCGCCGCCAACGCAGGCCTCCTGCGCGGGGTGCCCGTCGTCGTCTGGCAGAACGGGCTCGGCGGCATCGAAGCCGTGCAACAACTGCTGCCGAGCTCACCCGTGATCGGCGCCCTCTCCCTCATCGCCGCAACCTACCGCTCCCCCGGCGACGTCGTCGTCACGGCGCCAGCGGGCACCTGGCTGGGGATGCTCGAGGGCGAGCCCGCGCCGGCCCACGTCGCGGCCGCCGTGCTTGGAGAGGCACTGCCCGTGACGGTTGTCGAAGGATTCGCGGGCGCACGCTGGACCAAGCTCGTGATCAACCAGGTCAACGCGCTGCCCGCCATCACGAATCTCAGCGTGCAGGAGGTCGTCGCGCACGACGGGCTGCGCCGGATCATGGCGCTCAGCATGCGGGAGGCCGTGCGCATCGCCCTCGCCGACGGCGTGCGCTTCGAGGAGGTCAACGGGGTCACGCACCAGATGCTCGAGGGCATCGCGGATGCCGAGCCGGCAGCATCCGAAGCACTCCCGCGCTTCATCGCCGACTACCTGGGCGAGGTGCCGAACCCCGGCTCGACGCTGCAGAGCATCCGCCGAGGGCAGCTGAGCGAGATCGACTACCTCAACGGGGCCGTCGTTGCCGAGGCGCACCGCACCGGGGAGGAAGCGCGAATCAATGCACGGCTGACCGAGCTCGTGCACGAGGTCGAGGCGAGCGGACGCTTCCTCACGGTGGAGGAGACCCTCAGCGCGGTCGCCGTCTGA